CTTCGAATATTGAATGATGTTTTACCTTTTAAAGAAGCAATATATTCATTCTTTTCATCTCCAAATTCCCAAATAATTTTTCTTTCAACAGTTCTTTCGTAAAGTTTATCTACTAAAACATCATAGTTAGGGTCATCATCAAACTGACTTATAACGGTAGCATCTATATTAAAATTATCTGACATAAAATAAATTAAAGAAATTGATTAAAAAAATTGTTTGGCGAAATTAAGAAACTTATATTAGTTATAAAAGTGATTAAATTTACAAACATTATATTTGCATACATTTCGTCGTTAAAAAAAAATATAAATGATTAAAAGTAAAAAGAAATTAAAAGTTTTAGCAGCAGATTTTTTAAATTCATTACCATTAACAATTGAAGTAAAAGAGGACGATTACTTTGATTTTGAATATGTGTTGCCTAGCGAAGGGGCAAGAAGAATGATGGAAGAGGAAGCTGATATAGCCTTACTTCCTGTAGCAGCATTGGCTGAAATTGGCGGGCTTGAAATTGTACCTGGTCCTTGTATTGCAGCAAACGGTAGAGTAGAATCTGTTGTAATAGTTTCTCAAGTTTCAATTGATAAGATTGAAAGACTTTATATTGATGATGCAAGTAGAACTTCAGTAATACTTGCAAAAATCTTTTTGAATTCAGTTGATAAACCAGATATTCCATTTATTAGATGTAATGGCTTTGAGATTATTGAAAACGTGAATGGGAATTCAGCTGGTTTGTTAATTGCAGATTTGGCATTTAAAGAATCTAAGAAGTTTATTTATAGACATGATTTGGCAGAAGTTTGGAAAAGATTAACAGGTGAGCCATTTGTATTTGCAGTTTGGGCAGCTAAGAAAGGGGTAATTAATCAAGAATTGATTGAAAGAATTAATAGATGTTTTTGGGATGGTTTAGCAAGAAAGCATGGTATTATTGAAAAATGGAGTGTAGAAAATAATTATGATAAACTTGAAGTAGCTGACTATCTTGATGAGAGAATTCAATACAATTTGAACAAATCAGCATGGTATGGTTTGCAAGAGTTTTTTAGAATTAGTAGTAATATGAAATTATTACCTGAAGCTAGAATTGAATTTTCCATTTCTGAAAAAAGTTTTAATTCAAAGAATTCATTTGGTAAATTTATCCCAGAAGTAATTCCATTCAATAAAACTTTTCAAATTGATAGAATTTTATCTAGAGCTGAAGCAGGTAGAAGAATTTCCCTATATGATGCTGAAAGACTTTATGAAGAAGCAAGTTTGTTAGATTTGGGTGAAGTTGCACATAAAATTAGATTACAAATTAATCCTGAACCAAAAGTAAGTTATATTGTTGCAAGAAATATTAATTATACAAATGTTTGTAATGTTGATTGTGGATTTTGTAATTTTTATAGAAGTGATAACCCTCAAAGAAAAGGTTTCGAAGAAGGTTATGTTTTAACTAAAGAGACAATAAGAGGAAAAATGAATGAATTAGCTGCTGCTGGTGGAGTTCAAGCTTTAGTTCAAGGTGGAGTTAACCCTAATTTAGGTTTAGATTATTATGTAAGTTTATTAAAATGGATGAAATCAGAATGGCCTCAAATTCAACAAAATTCATTTTCTGCTGATGAGGTTTTAGGACTTTGCCCTAATAAGTCTTCTA
Above is a window of Chlorobiota bacterium DNA encoding:
- a CDS encoding CofH family radical SAM protein, yielding MIKSKKKLKVLAADFLNSLPLTIEVKEDDYFDFEYVLPSEGARRMMEEEADIALLPVAALAEIGGLEIVPGPCIAANGRVESVVIVSQVSIDKIERLYIDDASRTSVILAKIFLNSVDKPDIPFIRCNGFEIIENVNGNSAGLLIADLAFKESKKFIYRHDLAEVWKRLTGEPFVFAVWAAKKGVINQELIERINRCFWDGLARKHGIIEKWSVENNYDKLEVADYLDERIQYNLNKSAWYGLQEFFRISSNMKLLPEARIEFSISEKSFNSKNSFGKFIPEVIPFNKTFQIDRILSRAEAGRRISLYDAERLYEEASLLDLGEVAHKIRLQINPEPKVSYIVARNINYTNVCNVDCGFCNFYRSDNPQRKGFEEGYVLTKETIRGKMNELAAAGGVQALVQGGVNPNLGLDYYVSLLKWMKSEWPQIQQNSFSADEVLGLCPNKSSKEIEYVLNVLRDSGLDTLPGAGAEILVDKVRRRVSYKKSRSSIWLDVMRQVGKIGMKASATQLYGMGENTRDKFVHLSKLRQLQDEVNPFMVFITWSYQKGNDQKMKAYNQASSTYLRMQAISRIFLDNFQHIMCSWVTQGPDVGQTALYYGADDFGSVMFEENVVSASGTTFRMDNSSMEYQISNAGFLPFRRKGDFSEWNVQEHNKLVSQSKIIELIPNSI